In Nicotiana tabacum cultivar K326 chromosome 11, ASM71507v2, whole genome shotgun sequence, a single window of DNA contains:
- the LOC107782783 gene encoding cytochrome P450 71AU50, which produces MDLTWATLIVALFVYVLYELLNIKKRKRFPPGPKGLPILGHLHLLGKNPHQDLQKLANKHGPIMYMRLGLVPTIVASSADAAEKVLKTYDHIFASRPHHEASQYMAYGQKNLIFAKYGPYWRNMRKLCTVHLLSSHKINSFQSMRKQQVQLLIDSLKREAHDHVAVDLSAKITSLNANLTCLMVFGKKYMDADLDKRGFKAVVQDVVHLAATPNLGDFFPFLGVIDLQGLTRKLKDLSKVFDEFLEKIIDDHVQSHDDKQTKDFVDTMMEIMQSGEAEFQFDCRNIKAILLDMLMAAIDTSATSVEWILTELLRHPHVMKKLQKELEELVGIEKMVEESDLENLKYLDMVVKEGLRLHSIVPIMHHEAMEDCVVDGFHIQKGSRIMINCYAVQRDPNVWPEPEKFFPERFVGSNVDTRGRDFQLLPFGSGRRSCPGMQLGITIVSLVVAQLVHCFDWEIPNGMQPLDLDIDEQFGLVTCKEKPLMAIPTYRLKE; this is translated from the exons ATGGATTTGACATGGGCAACACTTATAGTTGCTCTATTTGTATATGTCTTATATGAGCTGCTAAACATCAAGAAGAGAAAAAGGTTTCCTCCAGGTCCAAAAGGGCTTCCCATTTTAGGACATCTTCATTTGTTAGGTAAAAATCCACACCAAGATTTACAAAAACTAGCCAACAAACATGGTCCGATTATGTATATGCGATTGGGATTAGTACCTACAATTGTTGCCTCGTCTGCTGATGCAGCCGAGAAAGTCCTCAAGACATATGATCACATCTTTGCTAGTAGGCCTCACCACGAGGCATCTCAGTATATGGCTTATGGCCAGAAGAATTTGATTTTTGCAAAGTACGGACCATATTGGCGTAATATGCGCAAATTGTGCACCGTGCACCTTTTGAGTAGTCATAAGATCAATTCGTTTCAGTCCATGAGAAAGCAACAAGTTCAACTTCTGATTGATTCACTTAAAAGGGAAGCTCATGATCACGTTGCTGTTGATCTTAGTGCAAAGATTACGTCCTTGAATGCCAACTTGACTTGCTTAATGGTATTTGGAAAGAAGTATATGGATGCGGACTTGGATAAAAGGGGATTCAAAGCTGTAGTTCAAGATGTTGTGCATTTAGCAGCAACACCAAATCTTGGAGATTTTTTCCCCTTTCTTGGTGTTATTGATCTCCAGGGACTCACTCGCAAGCTCAAAGATCTTTCAAAGGTGTTTGATGAGTTTCTTGAGAAGATTATTGATGATCATGTTCAGTCTCATGACGATAAACAAACCAAGGACTTTGTCGACACCATGATGGAGATTATGCAATCAGGAGAAGCAGAGTTTCAATTTGATTGTCGAAATATAAAAGCTATCCTCTTG GACATGCTTATGGCTGCAATTGACACTTCAGCAACATCAGTAGAATGGATATTGACAGAGCTTCTTAGACACCCTCATGTGATGAAGAAACTCCAAAAAGAGTTGGAAGAACTTGTAGGAATTGAAAAGATGGTAGAAGAATCAGACTTGGAGAATTTGAAGTACTTAGATATGGTTGTAAAAGAGGGCCTGAGGCTGCATTCCATAGTGCCAATAATGCATCATGAGGCCATGGAAGATTGTGTAGTCGATGGCTTTCACATACAAAAGGGATCCCGAATCATGATAAATTGTTATGCAGTTCAGAGGGATCCAAATGTTTGGCCTGAGCCTGAGAAGTTTTTCCCAGAGAGATTTGTTGGGAGCAACGTAGATACTCGTGGACGTGATTTTCAACTTTTACCATTTGGCTCTGGTAGAAGAAGCTGCCCTGGAATGCAGTTGGGGATTACCATTGTTAGCCTTGTGGTTGCACAATTGGTGCATTGCTTTGATTGGGAGATTCCAAATGGTATGCAGCCTCTTGATTTAGACATTGATGAGCAGTTTGGGTTAGTAACATGCAAGGAAAAGCCTTTGATGGCTATTCCTACTTATAGACTAAAGGAATGA